The DNA segment ACCATGATAAATATGTATACAGAAGCACCAACAATGGTGAAAGCGCAGAAGTTGTGCGAGAGGTCTAGTGGGACATGGTCAGGAGTATGTGGAAATAACAATGCTTGCAAGAACCAGTGCATCAACCTTGAGGGAGCACGACATGGATCTTGCAACTATGTTTTCCCATATCACAGGTGTATCTGCTACTTCCCATGTTAATCTACCAAAACTCATTGGTCTACCAAAACTATGTGGTGCTTGTGTGTTTATTTACGTTCAATAAGTCTGTGTCACTCTATGAGTGATCTTATGACATGTACCAAGTGTGTTTATGTATGTTTTTTGTGATACTATAAAGTGTCATGTATTTGTGTACCACAGTTTCTTTTAgtctatttattaatttatctgCATCACTCCCACAATTGGACATAAAGATTGAGAACATTATTATCTATGCATAAGGAAGGATTAGGTATGTTcgaatataaattaaaacattagAGACTAAACTTAAATGGAAGCGTCGAGAATGTTAACAATGGGACGAGCTTTACACATGGCATGCATCGGTGTCGCTAGGTGCATCATGCTTCCTTTTTCATATCAACATAGTCTTTTCCAACTCTCTCCCACTCGAAACACTGAACCAATGATCCCAAAGCCAGGTTCACTAACTGTTGAGCTAAACCAGACCCGGGGCAAGCTTGTCGTCCAATCCCAAATGGTATCAACTTTTAATCCGCACCTTTTTTCTCAAACTTTTCTGGTTTGATTTTTTCCGGGTCTTCCCATACATATGGATCTCTATGCATGGCCCATACGTTCACCAACAACATTGTTCCACGTGGAACATCGTATCCTGCCACCATGCAGTCCTCAGATGCCACATAGGGGAGAAGAGTCGGAGCTACCGGGTATAGGCGTAGGGTCTCCGATACGATGTTTTCAAGATAAGGGAGATTTTTAATATCAGATTCAGTTCTTGCTTTTTTCAATATCTCTGGATGGTTTAGCAAATTCGAGATCGCCTCCCCGCAAGTATCATAACCTATCcagtcaaaataattaaaaatcacaaTAAACTCGTATTTTTGaagaatcaaaataattaaaaatcagaaTAAACTAAGAAAAACATTATTGGTGTATCTTAGGTCGAATCTTAAGGGTGGGGGAccacaaaaattataaaaccgAGGAGAGAAGTTTGTTAATTAAGAGacgttttggtttggttcttgtACTGTTTGCGGGTCCCACTGACGCGTGGCGGCCTGCGattgattcattttttttttttttaaagaagaaagaaaaaaatttaagaacccTGAGAAGCCCTTACCAATAATGATGCCCTAAGGGGTTATTGGTAAGTGAATTCTTGTgaactttgaaaattttgagattctaattgttattggttgttggatttcaaaaatcttattagaattaattgttattggtttaaattttttaaaaatccattcaaattctattattcaaaaagtttagttattaCTGATTTTCTAATTCTAACTAAATCTAGTATTAA comes from the Brassica napus cultivar Da-Ae chromosome A7, Da-Ae, whole genome shotgun sequence genome and includes:
- the LOC106421519 gene encoding defensin-like protein 4, whose translation is MAKFVSIITLLFAALVLFAAFEAPTMVKAQKLCERSSGTWSGVCGNNNACKNQCINLEGARHGSCNYVFPYHRCICYFPC